One stretch of Prunus persica cultivar Lovell chromosome G1, Prunus_persica_NCBIv2, whole genome shotgun sequence DNA includes these proteins:
- the LOC18788763 gene encoding aminotransferase ALD1 encodes MYKFPASTLVSHAIILQPVIVQASFKTQKDLLGCRTKVPRNVNMEKLRNGYLFPEISRLEVQHIEKYPNAKLISLGIGDTTEPVPQIITTSMANYAHALSTVDGYTGYGPEQGNKALRKAIAKEFYKDLPIKDTEVFVSDGAQCDITRLQLLLGSNVTIAVQDPSFPAYIDSSVIIGQAGVEDEAGRYGSIEYMKCGPHNNFFPDLATTSRADIIFFCSPNNPTGHAATRKQLEQLVNFARENGSIIIFDSAYSSYIKDDSPRSIYEIPGAREVAIEISSFSKFAGFTGVRLGWTVVPEEVLYSNGFPVIHDFNRIVCTCFNGASNIAQAGGLACLSSEGFLAVRSLVDYYMKNAKILVETFASVGLKVYGGTNAPYIWVHFPGSNSWDVCTKVLEKAHIITIPGSGFGPSGEEFLRISAFGHRESILEASSRLKSLFQ; translated from the exons ATGTACAAGTTTCCTGCTAGTACATTAGTGTCCCATGCAATCATATTGCAGCCTGTTATTGTTCAGGCCAG TTTCAAGACCCAAAAGGACCTACTTG GTTGTCGTACAAAGGTACCTCGCAATGTAAACATGGAGAAATTGCGGAATGGCTATTTGTTTCCTGAG ATTTCAAGGCTTGAGGTTCAACACATTGAGAAGTACCCAAATGCAAAGTTGATAAGCCTTGGGATTGGTGATACAACAGAACCAGTACCACAAATCATCACAACAAGCATGGCTAAT TATGCACATGCCCTTTCAACTGTGGACGGTTATACAGGATATGGCCCTGAGCAAGGCAACAAG GCATTGCGGAAGGCAATTGCAAAGGAATTCTATAAAGATCTGCCCATAAAAGACACAGAAGTTTTTGTATCAGATGGCGCACAGTGTGACATTACTCGGCTTCAG CTACTGCTGGGTTCCAACGTGACGATTGCTGTGCAGGATCCATCCTTTCCG GCTTACATAGACTCAAGTGTGATAATAGGTCAGGCTGGTGTTGAAGATGAAGCTGGAAGGTATGGGAGCATTGAATACATGAAATGTGGGCCCCACAATAACTTCTTTCCTGACTTGGCAACCACTTCAAGAGCAgacattatctttttttgctCTCCAAACAACCCCACCGGTCATGCAGCAACAAGGAAGCAATTAGAACAACTTGTAAATTTTGCAAGGGAGAATGgatcaattattatttttgactCTGCTTATTCATCTTATATAAAAGATGATAGCCCTCGATCCATTTATGAAATTCCTGGTGCTAGAGAG GTTGCCATTGAAATTTCATCATTCTCAAAATTTGCTGGGTTCACCGGTGTCCGGCTTGGTTGGACAGTTGTTCCTGAGGAGGTCTTGTACTCAAATGGGTTCCCTGTTATACATGACTTCAATCGCATTGTGTGCACTTGCTTCAATGGGGCGTCCAATATTGCTCAAGCTGGTGGACTGGCATGTCTTTCCTCAGAGGGTTTCCTG GCTGTGCGTTCTCTGGTTGACTACTACATGAAGAATGCGAAGATATTGGTTGAAACATTTGCTTCTGTGGGTCTAAAAGTATATGGCGGCACAAACGCTCCCTATATTTGGGTGCATTTTCCAGGCTCAAATTCTTGGGATGTATGCACCAAAGTTCTTGAGAAAGCACACATAATTACAATTCCAGGCTCTGGTTTTGGTCCATCTGGTGAAGAGTTCCTGAGAATTAGTGCTTTTGGCCACAGAGAGTCTATTCTAGAGGCCTCATCTAGGCTTAAATCCCTATTTCAATAG